In Oryza brachyantha chromosome 2, ObraRS2, whole genome shotgun sequence, a single window of DNA contains:
- the LOC102704591 gene encoding serine/threonine-protein phosphatase PP2A-3 catalytic subunit: MPSHGDLDRQIAQLRECKHLAEGEVKALCEQAKAILMEEWNVQPVRCPVTVCGDIHGQFYDLIELFRIGGEAPDTNYLFMGDYVDRGYYSVETVSLLVALKVRYRDRITILRGNHESRQITQVYGFYDECLRKYGNANVWKYFTDLFDYLPLTALIENQVFCLHGGLSPSLDTLDNIRALDRIQEVPHEGPMCDLLWSDPDDRCGWGISPRGAGYTFGQDIAQQFNHTNGLSLISRAHQLVMEGFNWCQDKNVVTVFSAPNYCYRCGNMAAILEIGENMDQNFLQFDPAPRQIEPDTTRKTPDYFL; encoded by the exons ATGCCGTCGCACGGGGATCTGGACCGGCAGATCGCGCAGCTGCGGGAGTGCAAGCACCtggcggagggggaggtgaaGGCGCTGTGCGAGCAGGCGAAGGCCATCCTCATGGAGGAGTGGAACGTGCAGCCCGTGCGGTGCCCCGTCACCGTCTGCGGCGACATCCACGGCCAGTTCTACGACCTCATCGAGCTCTTCCgcatcggcggcgaggcgcccGACACCAACTACCTCTTCATGGGCGACTACGTCG ACCGTGGCTACTACTCAGTGGAGACAGTTTCGCTTTTGGTGGCTTTGAAAGTCCGCTACAGAGATCGAATTACAATATTGAGAGGAAATCATGAGAGCAGACAAATCACTCAAGT GTATGGCTTCTATGATGAATGCTTGAGAAAGTATGGAAATGCAAATGTATGGAAGTACTTTACGgatttgtttgattatttgccTCTCACAGCTCTTATAGAAAACCAG GTGTTCTGCCTTCATGGTGGTCTCTCTCCATCGTTGGATACTTTAGATAACATCCGTGCTCTTGATCGTATACAAGAG GTTCCTCATGAAGGACCCATGTGTGATCTTTTGTGGTCTGATCCAGATGACAGATGTGGGTGGGGAATTTCACCGAGAGGAGCAGGTTATACATTTGGGCAAGATATCGCTCAACAGTTTAACCATACAAATGGTCTATCTCTCATCTCAAGAGCACATCAACTTGTAATGGAAGGATTTAATTGGTGCCAG GATAAGAATGTTGTCACGGTCTTCAGTGCACCAAACTACTGTTACCGCTGTGGTAACATGGCTGCAATTCTTGAGATTGGAGAAAACATGGATCAAAACTTCCTCCAATTCGATCCAGCTCCTCGACAAATTGAACCAGACACAACGCGGAAGACCCCCGACTACTTTTTGTAA
- the LOC102719269 gene encoding protein CLP1 homolog encodes MAAAGGAAQPPRQYKLAPQSELRVEVPPDAPVRVRLVAGTAEVFGTELPPEGWVPVPPRSKIAIFTWHGATVELDGASESEYSSDETPMVIYVNTHAILDARRARARAAAAQGAPLEASQGPRVIIVGPSDSGKSTLCKMLLSWAAKQGWKPTYVDLDIGQGSITIPGCISATPIEKPIDIVDGIPLEMPLAYFYGHPSPSVSPDVYRALMKELAQTLDKQFSGNSESRAAGMIINTMGWVENLGLELLHNSIEIFKANVILVLGQEKLWKILKDATKNKPGIDVVKLHKSEGVVPRNPKYRQKTRSFRIKEYFYGIANDLAPHSNVVNFSDVSVYKIGSHQAPKSALPIGAEPVADPTRLIAVNISTDMVHTVLAVSYAKEPDEIISSNVAGFIHVTDVDIQRKKLTYIAPCPGDLPSKLLIASSLTWYEA; translated from the exons ATGGCCGCCGCGGGCGGGGCcgcgcagccgccgcggcagTACAAGCTGGCGCCGCAGAGCGAGCTGCGCGTGGAGGTGCCCCCCGACGCGCCGGTCCGCgtgcgcctcgtcgccggcacGGCCGAGGTCTTCGGCACCGAGCTCCCCCCCGAGGGATGGGTCCCCGTCCCTCCCCGCTCCAAGATCGCC ATTTTCACGTGGCACGGCGCGACGGTGGAGCTGGACGGGGCCAGCGAGAGCGAGTACTCGTCCGAcgag ACACCGATGGTGATTTATGTGAACACGCACGCAATCCTCGACGCGAGAAGGGCGAGAGCGAGGGCTGCCGCGGCTCAGGGTGCCCCATTGGAGGCCTCGCAG GGACCCAGAGTGATCATTGTGGGGCCAAGTGATTCTGGAAAAAGTACACTGTGCAAAATGCTCCTTAGCTGGGCTGCCAAACAGGGGTGGAAACCTACATATGTGGATTTAGATATTGGCCAAGGATCGATAACCATACCAGGGTGTATTTCGGCAACACCAATAGAGAAGCCTATAGATATAGTTGATGGAATTCCCTTGGAGATGCCGCTTGCATACTTTTACGGTCATCCAAGCCCAAG TGTTAGTCCAGATGTTTACAGAGCTCTTATGAAGGAGCTAGCTCAGACATTGGATAAACAATTCTCTGGCAATTCTGAATCTAGGGCAGCAGGAATGATTATCAATACTATGGGGTGGGTTGAAAACCTTGGCTTAGAG TTACTCCACAATTCAATTGAGATTTTCAAGGCCAATGTAATATTGGTATTGGGACAG GAGAAACTCTGGAAGATATTAAAAgatgcaacaaaaaataagccTGGCATTGATGTTGTAAAACTTCATAAATCAGAAGGTGTTGTTCCGAGAAATCCAAAGTACCGTCAAAAGACTAGAAGCTTCCGaatcaag GAATACTTTTATGGCATTGCGAATGATCTAGCACCACACTCAAATGTGGTTAACTTCAGTGATGTCTCTGTGTACAAGATTGGTAGTCATCAAGCTCCTAAGTCAGCATTACCAATTGGTGCAGAACCTGTGGCAGACCCTACTCGGCTTATTGCTGTTAACATCAGCACGGATATGGTCCACACAGTTCTTGCTGTTTCATACGCCAAGGAACCTGACGAAATAATTTCCAG CAATGTTGCCGGATTCATCCATGTGACAGATGTTGACATCCAAAG GAAGAAGCTCACGTACATTGCACCGTGCCCAGGGGACCTGCCAAGCAAGTTGTTAATCGCGAGCTCGTTAACTTGGTACGAGGCTTGA
- the LOC102704312 gene encoding premnaspirodiene oxygenase-like, which yields MDELLYQALLLSALAVAVLQIVKVALVGARRQVAAPPPAPPGPWRLPVIGSMHHLAGKLAHRALRDLAAAHGPLMMLRLGETPLVVVSSKEVAREVLRTHDANFATRPRLLAGEVVLYGCSDILFSPSGEYWRKLRQLCAAEVLGQKRVLSFRPIREQEMASRVERIRAAGPQVPVDVSALFYDMAISIVSCASFGKKQRNADEYLAAIKTGVSLASGFRIPDLFPTWRAALASVTGMRRALEDVHRTVDSTLEEVIEERKGVRSGMGDNEENLVDVLISLHEKGGHLDRNSIKAVIFDMFTAGTGTLASALNWGMSELMRNPRVMSKLQCEIRQAFHGKAAIGEDDIQVSNLPYLRLFIKETLRLHPPVPLLVPRESIDMCVVNGYTIPARSRVVVNVWAIGRDLKYWDDPEEFKPERFESSKVDFVGSSYEYLPFGAGRRMCPGITYGLPVLEMAFVQLMYHFDWSLPKGVTQVDMEEEPGLGARRMTPLLLCATPFIVPIL from the exons ATGGATGAGCTCTTGTACCAAGCGCTCCTCCTctcggcgctcgccgtcgcggtgCTCCAGATCGTTAAGGTCGCCCTCGTCGGAGCGAGGCGGCAGGTGgcggcgcctccgccggcgccgccgggcccGTGGCGGCTGCCGGTGATCGGCAGCATGCACCACCTCGCCGGGAAGCTCGCGCACCGCGCGCTCAGGGACCTCGCCGCGGCGCACGGCCCGCTCATGATGCTCCGGCTCGGCGAGACGCCGCTGGTGGTCGTGTCGTCCAAGGAGGTGGCGCGCGAGGTGCTCCGGACGCACGACGCCAACTTCGCCACCCGCCCCAggctcctcgccggcgaggtcgtgCTCTACGGCTGCTCCGACATCCTCTTCTCGCCGTCCGGCGAGTACTGGCGCAAGCTCCGGCAGCTCTGCGCCGCGGAGGTCCTGGGGCAGAAGCGTGTCCTCTCCTTCCGTCCCATCAGGGAGCAGGAG ATGGCAAGCCGAGTGGAGAGGATCCGTGCGGCTGGGCCACAGGTACCAGTGGATGTCAGTGCACTCTTCTACGACATGGCGATCAGCATCGTCTCCTGCGCATCATTCGGGAAGAAGCAGAGGAACGCCGACGAGTACCTCGCAGCGATCAAGACCGGGGTCAGTCTAGCCAGCGGGTTCAGGATCCCCGACCTCTTCCCGACATGGCGAGCGGCGCTCGCCTCGGTGACCGGCATGCGCCGCGCCCTCGAGGACGTCCATAGGACGGTGGACTCCACCTTGGAGGAGGTCATAGAGGAGAGGAAAGGCGTAAGATCCGGCATGGGAGACAATGAGGAGAACTTGGTTGATGTCCTTATCAGCTTGCATGAGAAAGGTGGTCATTTGGATAGAAACAGCATCAAGGCGGTGATATTCGATATGTTCACGGCTGGGACGGGAACACTGGCGTCGGCGCTGAATTGGGGTATGTCGGAACTGATGAGGAACCCGAGAGTGATGAGCAAGCTACAGTGTGAGATTCGGCAAGCATTCCATGGGAAGGCCGCCATTGGGGAGGATGACATCCAGGTGAGCAACCTCCCCTACCTAAGGCTTTTCATTAAGGAGACTCTTCGGTTGCATCCTCCCGTGCCTCTCCTTGTGCCCAGAGAGAGCATTGACATGTGCGTGGTCAATGGCTACACGATCCCTGCAAGGTCACGTGTTGTCGTCAATGTATGGGCCATTGGTAGGGACCTAAAGTACTGGGATGATCCTGAGGAATTCAAGCCTGAGCGGTTTGAGAGCAGCAAGGTAGACTTTGTAGGGAGTAGCTATGAATACCTACCTTTCGGAGCTGGACGAAGGATGTGCCCTGGCATTACCTATGGTTTACCTGTCTTGGAGATGGCCTTTGTGCAACTCATGTATCACTTCGATTGGTCGCTCCCAAAGGGTGTCACACAAGTAGACATGGAGGAGGAACCTGGACTTGGTGCACGACGTATGACACCCCTGCTACTCTGTGCCACCCCATTCATAGTTCCAATATTATAA
- the LOC102704868 gene encoding 25S rRNA (cytosine-C(5))-methyltransferase NSUN5, with amino-acid sequence MAPPPSGNRGHVRAGRPPPSQPPRRRMASRDAAERAAFFARREAASVLRRVLRGDASRRAAGSIKSLVYSPSVRNKRATFALVCQTLKYLPILKEVLASSGVLTSKWKKQEELVFVTAYDILFGQETATSGSVEQLIMLHKDTLMALLEKMCLRRKVRSVEDLVSKKSTVKPKPRFLRVNTLRTTTDSVIEELNKIHKVDKDDMVPDMLVLPPGTDLHNHHLVTDGKVFLQGKASCMVAVALCPKPGWKVIDACAAPGNKTVHLSALMNGEGSIIACELNKERTKTLQHTIQRSGANNIKTINGDFLDIDSNDPSYAEVRAILLDPSCSGSGISTERLDHLLPSHSRGGQDDESTSARIRKLSAFQRKALSHALSFPSVERVVYSTCSIHQAENEDVVSSVLPLASSLGFELATPFPQWRRRGLPVFQGSEHLLRTDPEDGLEGFFIALFVREAAAADAVRPSSGGLAACKQEARRRRNGLMAFSSLRLSRMVLCPTRGTWRR; translated from the exons atggcgccgccgccgtcagggAATCGCGGCCACGTTCGCGCGGGCCGCCCGCCTCCGTCCCAGCCGCCTAGGCGCCGGATGGCGAGCCGGGAcgcggcggagcgcgcggcTTTCTTCGCGAGGCGCGAGGCGGCCTCGGTGCTCCGGCGCGTGCTCCGCGGGGACGCTTCCAGGCGCGCCGCCGGTTCCATCAAGTCGCTTGTGTACTCCCCCTCCGTCCGAAACAAGCGTGCCACCTTCGCCCTCGTCTGCCAGACCCTCAAGT ATCTTCCAATTCTTAAGGAGGTTTTAGCATCAAGTGGAGTACTAACCAGTAAATGGAAG AAACAGGAAGAGTTAGTTTTTGTGACTGCCTACGACATTCTCTTTGGTCAG GAAACAGCAACTTCTGGATCCGTTGAGCAGTTAATTATGTTGCACAAAGATACTCTCATGGCCCTTCTTGAGAAAATGTGTCTTAGAAGGAAGGTTCGTAGTGTCGAAGACTTGGTAAGCAAAAAAAGTACAG TCAAACCAAAACCCAGGTTTCTTCGTGTTAACACACTCAGGACCACTACAGATTCTGTCATTGAAGAACTGAATAAAATACACAAG GTTGATAAAGATGATATGGTTCCAGACATGTTGGTGCTTCCGCCTGGAACTGATTTGCATAACCATCATTTGGTCACAGATGGAAAAGTGTTTTTGCAG GGGAAAGCAAGTTGTATGGTGGCAGTTGCATTGTGCCCTAAGCCAGGCTGGAAG GTTATTGATGCATGTGCGGCTCCAGGGAACAAAACAGTCCATCTTTCTGCACTCATGAATGGAGAGGGGAGTATTATAGCTTGTGAACTTAACAAAGAGAGGACCAAGACCTTGCAACATACTATCCAAAGATCCGGAGCAAATA ATATTAAAACAATCAACGGTGATTTTTTGGACATCGATAGTAATGATCCATCATATGCCGAG GTCCGAGCTATTCTATTAGATCCCTCTTGCTCTGGTTCTGGAATCTCTACGGAGAGGCTTGACCATCTGCTCCCTTCACACTCCAGAG GTGGTCAGGATGATGAAAGTACGAGTGCAAGGATACGGAAACTCTCCGCCTTCCAGAGGAAAGCACTCTCACATGCTCTGTCAT TTCCTTCTGTGGAGAGAGTGGTCTACAGCACCTGCTCGATCCACCAGGCCGAGAACGAGGACGTCGTGAGCTCTGTCCTGCCGTTGGCATCATCACTCGGGTTCGAGCTCGCCACTCCGTTCCCCCAATGGCGACGCCGCGGCCTCCCTGTCTTCCAAGGAT CTGAGCATTTGCTTCGGACGGACCCGGAGGACGGCCTGGAGGGCTTCTTCATAGCGTTGTTCGTGagggaagcagcagcagccgatGCTGTAAGGCCTAGCAGTGGTGGTTTGGCAGCATGCAAGCAGGAGGCTCGTAGGAGGCGAAACGGGCTCATGGCGTTCAGCTCGTTGAGACTGTCCAGGATGGTGCTCTGCCCTACCCGGGGTACCTGGAGAAGATGA